Proteins encoded within one genomic window of Triticum aestivum cultivar Chinese Spring chromosome 2D, IWGSC CS RefSeq v2.1, whole genome shotgun sequence:
- the LOC123051810 gene encoding uncharacterized protein, with translation MAIVTEHRVQMPTDPPAGKATTAPEMGLNRFVRFIALIERLGNALGTLAFTWATVVLLGGYSKDLSSDFWVPTGIIFLEALRMFSRNNRMDYQLFFRTRGAFRSLGWNGLISLICFFNVLMDTHVIWTNDEIRQIAATYSVVGLLVIGSILCPEAAIPPMLRRAISLWSPMVAILLLCPSVWYSYKFEEEYFIFQRHGSVANCTVYLVLFVVVLILTISRLRFPSIIKLADWVLGSKIAFWQRVTLNLCMFAATVMSVFNFNRRGISALITMDILVLVLTSFGNLQIPAAVLRIGLALWRLIVVQKENNDQKNHENMKNLLSSLYIFYAMVLGQGILYIVAGIFEIFSFILRRSLIRRVGFRGPSGVKYVNLYYAYVFDRCMEGAILGPKKTNLIIFAMDSVKSNSPKMQLYGLKMLHIFLEKEPLRTMAILELTTYTQTVTCLINMLGWTSEGATDIRSFAAKIMTELAENLRVVPIPGAMQLIASLLDTVQGHNIKNPLLDTGSPETKQDNLIQQVGRNELTSPVLKWLKQMALYCLIPREEPTNMDEQNSHILRCWRKIAKHWSVPEEEPSTNHDLLPVQGMLILERLATFDLENCIEISRATGLISKIVEFTSNMTDMKNIGETHETLLKRSSMKLLARLASTKGKFGVTLRQKITEHLFLWSNLAEILDNRGSSQELRELTAELIRNFAMDGNVNNEIGHIPMIISRLMHAFLSQGASSSADSDQLLRMNAGQALALLAMESVSNCLVMLAEPGYVFIKELTIMIHSGRYRYIASSLLQNMCVHAQSELGDSDLKEISYITREVLEGIMDAEGTELEVLVGLSSQICNVIPGDFARELEHGQIKERFIKRLVDALKKNMIPTCRCPRIRRVIVEHAIYMMECNPGNANCFKKYWMMEALLKVERTTSRAENYRFFSGDAGLMEHSVPLSALVSRAKELMGRG, from the exons AATGTTCAGCCGCAACAACAGGATGGACTACCAATTGTTCTTCCGCACGAGGGGTGCTTTCAGGTCTCTTGGCTGGAATGGGCTTATCTCGCTCATATGCTTCTTCAATGTTCTCATGGACACTCATGTTATATGGACCAATGATGAAATAAGACAGATAGCGGCGACTTATTCAGTAGTGGGACTACTTGTGATTGGTTCAATTCTATGTCCAGAAGCTGCAATTCCACCCATGTTACGCCGCGCGATCTCATTATGGAGCCCAATGGTTGCAATCCTACTGCTTTGTCCCTCTGTATGGTACTCCTACAAGTTCGAAGAAGAATATTTCATCTTTCAAAGACATGGCTCAGTTGCCAACTGCACAGTGTACTTGGTACTATTTGTGGTAGTGCTCATACTCACAATCAGCAGGTTGCGGTTCCCAAGCATCATTAAACTAGCAGACTGGGTTCTTGGCAGCAAAATAGCATTTTGGCAACGAGTTACTCTGAACTTGTGCATGTTTGCTGCGACAGTGATGTCGGTGTTCAATTTTAATAGAAGAGGTATATCTGCGCTGATCACAATGGACATACTTGTTCTAGTGCTAACTTCATTTGGCAACCTCCAAATTCCGGCAGCAGTATTACGAATTGGGCTGGCACTGTGGCGCCTTATAGTTGTACAAAAAGAGAATAATGACCAGAAAAATCATGAGAACATGAAAAACCTTCTGTCATCTCTCTACATCTTTTATGCGATGGTGCTTGGCCAAGGGATACTCTATATTGTTGCCGGCATCTTTGAGATCTTTTCATTCATCCTACGAAGATCACTCATCCGTCGTGTTGGATTTAGAGGACCCTCGGGGGTGAAATATGTCAATTTGTACTACGCATATGTCTTCGACAGATGCATGGAAGGTGCTATACTTGGCCCAAAGAAGACCAACCTCATCATATTTGCAATGGATTCTGTAAAGTCAAACTCTCCCAAGATGCAACTCTATGGTCTTAAGATGCTTCACATATTTCTAGAAAAGGAGCCCCTAAGGACTATGGCCATATTAGAACTCACCACTTATACACAGACAGTGACCTGCTTGATCAACATGTTGGGCTGGACAAGTGAGGGGGCTACAGATATTCGATCATTCGCCGCGAAGATCATGACCGAGCTCGCTGAAAACCTCCGAGTTGTCCCTATTCCTGGGGCGATGCAGCTCATAGCCTCACTTTTGGACACTGTTCAAGGACATAATATAAAGAACCCTCTTTTGGACACTGGTAGCCCTGAGACAAAACAAGATAACCTGATTCAGCAAGTTGGCAGGAACGAACTGACCTCCCCGGTGCTTAAATGGTTGAAACAGATGGCACTGTACTGTTTGATTCCGAGAGAGGAGccaactaacatggatgaacaaaaCAGCCACATACTAAGATGCTGGAGAAAGATTGCAAAACATTGGTCTGTTCCAGAGGAGGAGCCATCAACTAACCATGATCTCCTCCCCGTACAGGGCATGTTGATTCTTGAAAGGCTTGCTACCTTTGATCTTGAGAACTGTATAGAAATCAGCAGAGCAACTGGCCTCATTTCAAAGATTGTAGAGTTCACAAGCAACATGACTGACATGAAAAATATTGGTGAGACACACGAGACACTCCTGAAACGTTCATCAATGAAGCTGCTGGCAAGACTTGCAAGTACTAAAGGCAAATTTGGTGTAACTTTGCGTCAGAAGATTACAGAACATCTCTTCCTCTGGAGCAACCTTGCAGAGATCTTGGATAACAGAGGGAGCAGCCAAGAACTTAGGGAGCTTACAGCAGAACTGATTAGAAACTTTGCCATGGATGGAAATGTGAATAATGAGATCGGGCACATCCCGATGATCATTAGCAGGTTGATGCATGCATTTCTTAGCCAAGGCGCATCCTCAAGTGCAGATTCAGATCAGTTATTACGAATGAATGCTGGGCAAGCACTAGCACTACTGGCGATGGAGAGTGTCAGTAACTGTCTGGTTATGTTAGCGGAACCAGGGTATGTCTTCATCAAGGAACTCACAATTATGATCCATAGTGGCAGGTACAGGTACATAGCTTCAAGCCTGTTGCAGAATATGTGTGTGCATGCTCAATCTGAGCTTGGCGACTCGGACCTGAAGGAAATCTCCTACATTACGAGAGAG GTGCTGGAAGGAATAATGGATGCAGAAGGGACAGAACTGGAGGTTCTTGTTGGCCTTAGTTCACAAATATGTAATGTCATTCCAGGTGATTTTGCGCGAGAACTAGAGCATGGTCAGATTAAGGAAAGATTTATAAAGAGGCTTGTTGATGCACTTAAGAAAAATATGATACCCACCTGTCGTTGTCCCAGAATCAGGAGGGTGATAGTTGAACATGCCATATACATGATGGAGTGTAATCCTGGCAACGCCAACTGTTTCAAAAAATACTGGATGATGGAAGCACTGCTAAAGGTGGAGCGTACAACTTCAAGGGCTGAAAATTACAGGTTCTTCTCGGGTGATGCAGGACTCATGGAGCACAGCGTACCTCTATCTGCACTTGTGTCCAGAGCAAAAGAACTGATGGGCCGTGGGTAG